The proteins below are encoded in one region of Stieleria sp. JC731:
- a CDS encoding FHA domain-containing protein has product MLKISLLQTNGSRKGTRYRVAGSPFLIGRNDECDLTLASRTVSRKHCMIVFDSSSVLVKDLKSRNGTQVGGSTASPDTPVQLSHHGELQVGKYSFRISIRDATTNEPYRPSLIDLSTLSGVDGDAGVETQEAQRLISELDDLASKLERAEPTALGVGIQSAGGSINEASQTNADRTSTEEASTEMLSRAMENSGTEDSVADRKDAGDEETIEEQGPKKLPEHLRPKAPRDSKDAAAVALRNLFVR; this is encoded by the coding sequence TTGCTAAAGATCTCCTTGCTACAGACGAATGGTTCTCGAAAGGGCACGCGTTATCGTGTCGCCGGTTCGCCATTCCTTATCGGTCGAAACGACGAATGCGATTTGACCCTGGCATCGCGTACGGTCAGTCGCAAGCACTGCATGATTGTTTTTGACAGTTCCAGTGTCTTGGTCAAAGACTTGAAAAGCCGCAACGGAACCCAGGTAGGCGGATCCACCGCTTCACCTGACACTCCGGTGCAACTGTCCCACCATGGTGAGCTTCAAGTGGGGAAGTATTCGTTTCGTATATCGATACGTGACGCCACAACGAATGAGCCGTACCGCCCTTCGCTGATTGATCTATCAACTCTTTCGGGAGTCGATGGGGATGCTGGGGTGGAGACGCAGGAGGCGCAGCGGCTGATTAGCGAACTGGATGACTTGGCATCCAAGCTCGAACGTGCCGAACCAACCGCCCTCGGTGTGGGAATTCAATCTGCTGGTGGCTCCATCAATGAAGCCTCACAAACGAATGCGGATCGTACTTCTACTGAAGAAGCTTCAACGGAGATGCTGAGCAGGGCCATGGAAAACAGTGGCACAGAAGACAGCGTCGCCGATCGAAAGGACGCTGGTGACGAAGAGACGATCGAAGAGCAAGGTCCAAAGAAGCTTCCAGAGCACCTTCGTCCCAAGGCTCCTCGCGATAGTAAGGATGCGGCTGCGGTAGCCCTTCGAAATCTCTTTGTTCGCTAG
- a CDS encoding membrane or secreted protein, translating into MKKTPIALTLCSLLVVAPGCQTAVQRGWIAPPGPMNYQQANAVIHDPFPLPDIGPDDKSMRPPDYQNPIALPVRNQMKNQVSPWLMP; encoded by the coding sequence ATGAAGAAAACACCAATCGCTCTGACGCTGTGCTCACTGCTAGTCGTCGCACCAGGTTGCCAAACGGCCGTCCAACGCGGCTGGATCGCACCACCGGGTCCGATGAATTATCAACAGGCCAATGCTGTTATCCATGACCCGTTCCCGCTGCCAGACATTGGACCCGATGACAAATCGATGCGCCCACCGGACTACCAAAATCCGATCGCGTTACCGGTTCGGAACCAAATGAAAAACCAGGTTTCGCCTTGGCTGATGCCATAG
- a CDS encoding ExbD/TolR family protein produces the protein MRLPAARASGELEVKMTPMIDVVFLLLIFFVWTSSFETPEYDLPGAISKKPEGGSIANTDVPPPIEPYDEVIVRLRMRNGLVAIQIAGDEVSSFDELHERLEAIVALGVQPPVIIDPEGTVQMEQTVKAYDVARAAGADRVLYATSER, from the coding sequence ATGAGACTGCCTGCGGCAAGAGCGAGTGGCGAGCTTGAAGTGAAGATGACGCCGATGATTGACGTTGTCTTTCTGTTGCTGATCTTTTTCGTTTGGACCAGCAGTTTTGAAACGCCCGAATATGATCTTCCCGGCGCGATTTCTAAGAAACCCGAAGGCGGAAGCATCGCAAATACCGATGTGCCGCCGCCGATCGAACCGTATGACGAGGTCATCGTCCGATTGCGTATGCGTAACGGTTTGGTGGCGATTCAGATCGCCGGTGATGAAGTCAGCTCGTTCGATGAATTGCACGAGCGTTTAGAGGCGATCGTTGCCTTGGGGGTTCAGCCACCTGTGATTATCGATCCCGAAGGCACCGTGCAAATGGAGCAAACGGTGAAAGCCTATGACGTAGCGCGCGCGGCGGGTGCCGATCGAGTGTTGTACGCGACATCTGAACGTTGA
- a CDS encoding nucleotide sugar dehydrogenase, which yields MTSAASQSFVKAVEDRTCKVGVIGLGYVGLPLIDAFINAGFSCFGFDVDAKKVDSLLDGKSYIKHIGDDKIQAWLTKEKFEASSDMSRLSEPDVLLICVPTPLDSARDPDLSYVVGTCESISKALRKGQLVVLESTTYPTTTRDVMVPILEQSGLTAGQDFFVAYSPEREDPGNPDFSAAGIPKVVGALNEDSQACAAALYGAAVAGVIPVGNCEIAEAAKVLENIYRAVNIALVNELKTLFDKMDIDVWDVINAAKTKPFGFQAFYPGPGLGGHCIPIDPFYLSWLARKQGSTARFIELAGEVNRSMPTYVVSRTAEFLNEFRKPINGSKICLLGMAYKKDVDDPRESPSFELMELLLEQGAELSYSDPHVPSLPPMRHYDLPAMNSQELTDGFLASQDAVLIATDHSAFDYDQIVKHSTLVIDTRNATQGVSDGREKIRKC from the coding sequence ATGACGAGTGCCGCAAGCCAATCATTTGTAAAAGCCGTCGAAGATCGCACCTGCAAGGTCGGCGTTATCGGGCTCGGCTATGTCGGTTTACCGCTGATTGACGCATTTATCAACGCGGGGTTCAGCTGCTTTGGTTTCGACGTTGATGCAAAGAAAGTCGACTCGTTGCTGGATGGGAAAAGCTACATCAAACACATCGGCGATGACAAAATCCAAGCTTGGCTCACGAAAGAGAAATTCGAGGCGAGTTCGGACATGTCACGATTGTCCGAACCTGATGTTCTGCTGATTTGCGTGCCGACACCTCTAGATTCGGCTCGCGATCCCGATCTGTCGTATGTGGTGGGTACCTGCGAATCAATCAGCAAGGCTCTTCGCAAAGGCCAATTGGTCGTTCTGGAAAGCACGACTTACCCGACAACGACTCGGGACGTCATGGTGCCGATTCTAGAGCAAAGTGGACTCACTGCCGGGCAAGATTTCTTTGTTGCCTACAGCCCGGAACGTGAAGATCCCGGCAACCCTGATTTCTCCGCTGCAGGCATTCCTAAGGTTGTCGGTGCTTTAAACGAAGATAGCCAAGCATGTGCTGCAGCGCTCTATGGCGCAGCTGTTGCCGGTGTGATTCCGGTAGGCAACTGTGAAATCGCAGAAGCAGCGAAAGTGCTGGAGAATATCTACCGAGCGGTCAACATTGCGTTGGTTAATGAGTTGAAAACACTCTTTGACAAGATGGACATCGATGTCTGGGATGTGATTAACGCCGCGAAGACAAAGCCATTCGGTTTTCAGGCGTTTTATCCCGGCCCCGGTTTGGGCGGTCACTGTATTCCGATCGACCCGTTCTACTTGTCATGGCTAGCTCGTAAGCAAGGCAGTACCGCCCGTTTCATCGAATTGGCTGGTGAAGTCAATCGATCGATGCCCACGTACGTCGTTTCGCGTACGGCGGAGTTTCTTAATGAATTCCGAAAGCCGATCAATGGCAGCAAGATTTGCTTGCTTGGAATGGCATACAAGAAAGACGTCGATGATCCACGTGAAAGCCCATCATTTGAATTGATGGAGTTGTTGTTGGAGCAAGGTGCAGAACTGAGTTACAGCGATCCACATGTTCCGTCGCTACCTCCAATGCGTCACTATGATCTGCCTGCGATGAACAGTCAGGAACTCACCGATGGGTTTCTCGCTAGCCAAGACGCTGTGTTAATCGCAACCGATCACTCCGCGTTTGACTATGACCAGATCGTCAAGCATAGCACTTTGGTCATCGATACTCGAAACGCGACGCAGGGTGTCAGCGACGGGCGCGAAAAAATCCGCAAGTGTTAG
- a CDS encoding secretin N-terminal domain-containing protein — MRILAVLIGSLCLASGSAYSQAVMAVGPGGKPVAVVPPGATPTGPQPAQPPNPNQKPGENGNAPAPGGDKKEEPPEPKIIRRGDQKVGDANPQELKATVGEDGRVAFQFRNQPWVDLVQWLAQIADQPLDWQELPGDRVNLRSPGRYTVEQTKDLFNRHLLARGYTLLEMPGGITVAKTQGINPAMVPRVAEADLENLSPHKFVRVSLETGWLSSQKMAEELKPMVSGNGQLTALTTTNRLEAMDAAINLQQIARLLSQERNESSREALAPEFKLRHIPAEVAKKMLEEFLGVEKKQAAPMTPQQMQMMQQMARQNGGQQPAASKAPDISIVANTRQNSVFIRAPVDRIAVATEFLTRIDVPGQGINSLSDVESRVDVFRLYSISPDKLIEIISQMNVLEPATQIQADDNNHALIVSGSAADRYIIERLIKRLDGSGRSFEVLQLRRLDATEVAESISFLMGKDKDEDDNNNSRRYFYYGFGGNNDDKKDKDQFRVAANARYRQVLLWANESEMEQVRNLLVKLGELPPPGGSQSMVRRIDASSAPETYEYLLRLQQQWSQISNTPLELPNADEFVDPIIDDSPADSTTTESDDDDSTDNDTPAPKTDDLEASSRNASADVSIVMLTRTQVANQSGDNGESDAEGDTNADSPKIRSQVQSSADFDRLFQNSDQIQRNAEGNAAESSDVEPGTGISIELDEDGNLVIVGSDPKALDRLENLMLQFAPPKRPYHVFKIKHQSAGYVQLNLEEYFEEEEDEDSNNGFYRWIYGFDQQNDDSPSGLGKANKLRFVYDPDTNTIVVSGATSSQLKTIAELIKLWDVAEPANKRRMRYTKLVKVEYGSASSIAETVKEAYRDLLSSNDKTFNRGGNGGGGNQPGQSGPGASKSSGRDRQQGSGLVDSENGRDGGDVDFSFKGKLSMGVDAIGNTLLVSAEGEPLLELVVDMINQLDMAAKPAGDMQIISVSGKTSDEAIEKVLQAFGSRITPSQPGPDANQPGQPIQPGNVQAPNSPNRNGNRRRGPANAFGAPG, encoded by the coding sequence ATGCGAATCCTTGCTGTCCTCATCGGCTCACTCTGCCTTGCCTCTGGATCCGCTTATTCCCAAGCGGTGATGGCGGTTGGACCAGGAGGAAAACCGGTCGCAGTCGTTCCACCGGGAGCAACGCCGACTGGCCCACAGCCAGCACAGCCGCCAAATCCAAATCAAAAGCCCGGCGAAAACGGTAATGCCCCAGCTCCGGGTGGAGATAAGAAAGAGGAACCGCCAGAACCAAAGATCATTCGTCGTGGCGATCAGAAAGTTGGCGATGCCAATCCGCAGGAACTTAAAGCGACGGTAGGTGAGGACGGTCGTGTCGCGTTCCAGTTTCGGAACCAGCCTTGGGTCGACTTGGTTCAATGGCTCGCGCAAATCGCCGACCAGCCGCTCGACTGGCAGGAACTTCCTGGTGACCGCGTCAATTTGCGATCGCCGGGTCGCTACACCGTCGAACAGACCAAGGACTTATTTAATCGCCACTTGCTGGCACGCGGCTACACCTTGCTGGAAATGCCTGGAGGGATCACTGTCGCGAAAACACAGGGGATCAACCCAGCGATGGTGCCACGTGTCGCAGAAGCGGACCTTGAAAACCTTTCCCCACACAAGTTCGTGCGGGTATCACTGGAAACGGGTTGGCTTTCGAGCCAGAAGATGGCTGAAGAACTTAAGCCGATGGTCAGTGGCAACGGTCAGCTCACCGCATTAACGACAACCAATCGACTCGAAGCAATGGATGCGGCGATCAACCTGCAACAGATCGCTAGGCTCTTGTCACAAGAGCGAAATGAGTCGAGCCGTGAAGCACTCGCCCCGGAATTTAAACTGCGGCACATTCCAGCCGAAGTAGCCAAAAAGATGCTGGAAGAATTCCTGGGAGTCGAGAAGAAACAAGCGGCGCCGATGACGCCGCAGCAGATGCAGATGATGCAACAGATGGCACGTCAAAACGGAGGTCAACAGCCGGCGGCAAGCAAAGCCCCTGACATTTCGATTGTCGCCAACACCCGACAGAATTCGGTCTTCATCCGCGCACCGGTCGATCGAATTGCGGTGGCAACCGAATTTCTCACCCGCATCGATGTCCCCGGCCAGGGAATCAATTCCTTGTCGGATGTCGAATCGCGAGTCGATGTGTTTCGCCTGTATTCAATCTCGCCCGACAAGCTGATTGAAATCATTTCGCAAATGAATGTCTTGGAACCGGCTACGCAAATCCAAGCGGACGATAACAATCATGCTTTGATCGTTTCGGGCTCGGCTGCGGATCGCTACATCATCGAACGGCTCATCAAACGGCTTGACGGTAGCGGACGTTCGTTCGAAGTCCTGCAACTCCGACGATTGGACGCGACCGAAGTTGCCGAGTCAATTTCGTTTTTAATGGGCAAAGACAAAGACGAAGATGACAACAATAACTCGCGGCGATACTTCTATTACGGTTTCGGCGGAAACAACGATGACAAGAAGGACAAGGATCAGTTTCGAGTCGCTGCCAATGCCCGCTACCGCCAAGTTTTACTGTGGGCAAATGAGTCCGAAATGGAACAGGTCCGAAACCTGCTAGTCAAACTCGGTGAGCTGCCGCCGCCCGGTGGAAGCCAAAGCATGGTTCGGCGAATCGACGCGTCGTCCGCACCAGAAACCTACGAATACTTGCTTCGGCTGCAGCAACAATGGTCGCAAATATCGAACACGCCTCTTGAGCTTCCGAACGCAGACGAATTTGTCGATCCGATCATCGACGACTCTCCAGCCGATTCTACAACAACTGAATCGGATGACGATGATTCGACCGACAACGATACGCCTGCGCCCAAGACCGATGACCTAGAAGCTTCATCTCGCAATGCTTCGGCGGACGTTTCGATCGTGATGTTGACGCGGACCCAAGTCGCGAATCAATCCGGCGACAACGGCGAAAGTGATGCCGAAGGCGACACCAATGCAGACTCGCCTAAAATACGATCGCAGGTCCAATCCTCGGCAGATTTTGATCGCCTATTCCAGAACTCAGATCAAATCCAACGCAATGCAGAGGGTAATGCGGCCGAGTCCTCAGATGTCGAACCCGGCACCGGTATCAGCATTGAACTGGACGAAGATGGCAACCTAGTCATTGTCGGGTCGGATCCCAAAGCTCTCGATCGCCTCGAGAACTTGATGCTGCAATTCGCTCCACCTAAACGCCCTTACCACGTCTTCAAGATCAAACACCAGTCAGCGGGATACGTTCAACTGAACCTGGAAGAGTACTTCGAAGAAGAAGAGGACGAAGATTCCAACAACGGTTTCTATCGCTGGATCTATGGTTTCGATCAGCAAAACGATGACAGTCCTTCAGGGCTCGGTAAAGCAAACAAGCTGCGGTTTGTTTATGACCCCGATACCAACACGATTGTTGTCAGCGGAGCCACTTCCTCGCAGCTGAAAACCATTGCCGAACTAATCAAACTGTGGGACGTCGCCGAACCGGCAAACAAACGCCGCATGCGTTATACCAAGTTGGTAAAAGTCGAATACGGAAGTGCTTCAAGTATCGCTGAGACTGTAAAAGAAGCGTATCGCGACCTGCTCAGCAGCAACGATAAAACCTTCAACCGCGGTGGAAACGGAGGCGGTGGAAATCAGCCAGGCCAAAGCGGTCCAGGTGCATCAAAATCATCAGGACGGGACCGCCAACAGGGAAGCGGCTTGGTCGACAGTGAGAACGGACGCGATGGTGGAGACGTAGACTTTTCGTTCAAAGGCAAGCTGTCGATGGGTGTCGATGCGATCGGCAACACCTTGCTAGTCAGCGCCGAAGGTGAACCTCTACTCGAACTTGTCGTCGACATGATCAATCAATTGGACATGGCCGCAAAACCTGCCGGCGACATGCAAATCATCTCGGTCTCGGGTAAAACCAGCGATGAAGCGATCGAAAAGGTCCTACAAGCGTTCGGCAGCAGGATCACCCCATCGCAACCTGGCCCGGATGCCAATCAGCCGGGTCAACCGATTCAGCCTGGTAACGTGCAGGCTCCGAACTCTCCCAATCGGAACGGCAACCGACGCCGTGGCCCTGCCAACGCGTTCGGTGCCCCCGGTTAA
- a CDS encoding LptF/LptG family permease, whose product MPTRLTRYILAEILKIFVVALIALTLLILLIGVGRTLLREGLGPLAIVQLLPYLLPLSLQFAFPATALFAVSCVYGRMAGDGEVSTVKASGISPLRILQPAFIFAFLLSPFAVYISDLAVSWGRPGMNRVVMLSIEDIVYRKMRSQHSYTDDGFSIHVRDVKGKILEYPTVTIHSGGVPMKFEAREGQLSLDVESEQLMLKLVDSRWVRGDSLQIIANGPTEVPIPLSESPQAKDQESTRPGDLPLCVINDERLRQDARTHEAAGELAAQTSFSILTSRYEEIADTKGRDRRAELDSCRRRLMRLKIAPWRRWAEGFSCFFFVLIGAPLAMISRTSDYWTTFGRCFLPTLLMYYPLFILGLNQAKDGMIPPYGVWLGNVALGAIGMILVNRVRRY is encoded by the coding sequence ATGCCAACCCGGCTTACCCGTTACATTTTGGCGGAAATCCTGAAGATTTTCGTCGTCGCGCTGATCGCACTGACGCTTCTGATCTTGTTGATCGGCGTCGGTCGGACGCTGTTGCGCGAAGGGTTGGGCCCTTTGGCAATCGTCCAGCTTTTGCCGTACCTGTTGCCGCTGTCATTGCAGTTCGCCTTTCCAGCGACAGCACTTTTTGCCGTTTCGTGTGTCTACGGACGGATGGCGGGTGATGGTGAGGTTTCCACGGTGAAGGCATCGGGGATTTCACCGCTGCGGATTCTGCAGCCAGCGTTTATCTTCGCGTTCTTGCTCAGCCCTTTCGCCGTCTATATCAGTGATTTGGCGGTATCCTGGGGGCGCCCTGGGATGAACCGAGTCGTCATGCTTTCGATTGAAGACATTGTGTATCGAAAGATGCGCAGTCAGCATTCGTACACCGATGACGGTTTCTCGATCCATGTGCGAGACGTCAAAGGGAAGATTCTCGAGTATCCGACGGTGACCATCCATAGTGGTGGCGTGCCGATGAAGTTCGAGGCTCGCGAAGGTCAGTTGTCATTGGACGTCGAAAGCGAGCAGTTGATGCTAAAGCTGGTCGATAGCCGCTGGGTGCGGGGCGACTCCCTTCAGATTATTGCCAACGGTCCGACGGAAGTTCCGATCCCGTTGTCTGAATCGCCGCAGGCGAAAGATCAGGAATCGACTCGCCCAGGCGATTTGCCGCTCTGCGTGATCAACGACGAGCGATTGCGACAGGATGCGCGAACGCACGAGGCGGCGGGTGAGCTTGCTGCCCAAACCAGTTTTTCGATTCTGACCAGTCGTTACGAAGAGATCGCCGACACCAAAGGACGCGATAGGCGGGCCGAACTGGATTCTTGTCGGCGTCGACTAATGCGATTGAAAATTGCGCCTTGGCGGCGATGGGCCGAGGGATTCAGCTGCTTTTTCTTCGTTTTGATCGGTGCCCCGCTGGCCATGATTTCAAGAACCAGCGACTACTGGACAACGTTTGGGCGGTGTTTTTTGCCAACCCTGCTGATGTACTACCCCCTGTTCATCCTGGGGCTCAACCAGGCAAAGGACGGCATGATCCCTCCCTATGGGGTCTGGCTGGGGAATGTAGCACTTGGCGCGATCGGAATGATTTTGGTGAATCGAGTCCGACGCTACTGA